A single Oryctolagus cuniculus chromosome 18, mOryCun1.1, whole genome shotgun sequence DNA region contains:
- the ORYCUNV1R1671 gene encoding vomeronasal 1 receptor oryCunV1R1671 (The RefSeq protein has 8 substitutions compared to this genomic sequence) — translation MDFGDFILRLFFLAQNGIGVLGNTLLLSSYASTACAGHLLRPTHLIMANMAVANFLVLFFKGIPQMIFTWGVVYVLGDAACKLVYYIHRMARGLSLCTTCLLSVFQALTVSPAGGGWMRLKDIARRKVRFSCLLCWVSNLLMNFFIPLKIQARPRGLNSTSMQHYGLCSSETPKMAATKYTVLLTFPDVAFMVFMAAASAYMVLLLHRHHRRVRHVHSHSGAHRLSPETKATHTILLLAGTFIFFYFTNSVLTISHIYFSQSHLWLQHVPTFVAACYPTLSPLILMLRDPRAPTLCF, via the coding sequence ATGGATTTCGGTGACTTTATCCTCAGGCTGTTTTTCCTGGCCCAGAATGGGATTGGGGTCCTGGGGAATACCCTTCTCCTCTCAAGCTACGCCTCCACGGCCTGTGCTGGCCACTTGCTGCGGCCCACGCACCTGATCATGGCCAACATGGCCGTGGCCAACTTCCTGGTTCTTTTCTTCAAGGGGATCCCTCAGATGATATTTACCTGGGGAGTGGTTTACGTCCTTGGGGACGCTGCGTGTAAACTCATCTACTACATCCACAGAATGGCCcggggcctctctctctgcaccacTTGCCTCCTGAGCGTTTTCCAGGCACTCACCGTCAGCCCCGCAGGTGGCGGGTGGATGCGGCTCAAGGACATAGCTCAGAGGAAGGTGCGTTTCTCGTGCCTTCTGTGTTGGGTGTCCAACCTGCTGATGAACCTCTTTATTCCTCTGAAAATACAGGCCCGTCCTCGTGGCCTCAACTCCACCAGCATGCAGCATTATGGACTGTGCTCTTCCGagacccccaagatggccgctacAAAATACGCGGTCCTGTTGACCTTCCCAGACGTGGCGTTCATGGTGCTCATGGCTGCGGCCAGCGCCTACATGGTGCTTCTCCTGCACAGGCACCACAAGCGGGTGAGGCATGTGCACAGCCACAGCGGCACCCACAGACTCTCCCCGGAGACAAAGGCCACGCACACCATCCTGCTTCTAGCAGGCACCTTCATTTTCTTCTACTTCACCAACTCTGTCCTCACAatttctgatatttatttttctcagtctCACCTCTGGCTGCAGCATGTGCCCACCTTTGTGGCGGCCTGTTATCCCACCCTCAGCCCCCTGATACTGATGCTTCGAGATCCCCGGGCGCCGACTCTGTGTTTTTAA